GAGGGCGTCCACCACGCGACGGTCCATCAGCCGGAAATCGCCCGCGTCCACCGGGATCTGCACCATGCGGTTGGTGTTGACCAGCCGGTAAAACAGCCAGGTTCCCAGGCGTTTGGCCAGGGTTTCATCCACCCGGGTGGCGCGCGTGGCGCACACCATGTCCACCCCATCGCGCCAGCGCGCCAGCATGGGGGCGATCATCTCCACCGGATGCTGCAGGTCGGCATCCATGCACACCACGACATCGCCCTGGGCATGTTCGATGCCCGCCGTGAGCGCGCATTCTTTGCCGAAGTTGCGGCTCAGCCGCAGGTAGCGCACACCGGGCTCCACCAGCCAGGACAACATGGCCACCGGGGTGGCATCGCGGCTGCCGTCGTCCACCACCAGAACCTCCCATTGGTCGGTCAGATCCCGCAAGACCGGTGTCAGCACCGCCATCAGGGCAGGTAAATTGGAGGCTTCGTTGTAAGCAGGGACCACCACGCTGAGGCGGGGACGCGCGGGGCGCCGGGGTGCGGTGGCCGGTGCTAGGGCAGAAGGGTTATTCATACACACTATTATCCAAAGAGTCGGTTCTACCGCCCCAAGTGTAGGGGCTCCACACGCACCATTGCGCCGGTATTCTTCATATAAATAAAATGCCCCCAGCGCTCTCCCTATCTGCGCTGGCAGCTATTAAATAAGTAGTAACCCTTTGAACGCATTGACCCCCGCTCCGGCCGTACTTCTCGACACCTTGCCCACCCACAGCGGCCTGCACTGGGGTGTCGCCACCCTGAACGCCCCGGCGGCGCTGAACGCCCTGTCCCCGGCCATGGTGGAGACGCTGGCCACGCAGCTGGCGCGCTGGGCGGTCGACCCCGGGGTAGCCGGGGTACTGCTGCAGGCCAGTGGCGACAAGGCCTTTTGCGCGGGCGGCGACATACGCCAGATCTACCAGGAAATTGGCGGCGACAACCACCGCCAGCCCAATGCCGCCGTGCAAAGCTTTTTCAGCAGCCAGTACGCGCTGGACTACGCCATCCATACCTACCCCAAGCCCCTGCTGTGCTGGGGCCACGGCATCGTGATGGGCGGCGGCCTGGGCCTGATGGCGGGTGCGTCGCACCGCGTGGTCACGCCCGGCAGCCGCCTGGCCATGCCCGAGATCGGTATCGGCCTGTACCCCGACGTGGGCGGTAGCTGGTTTCTGCGGCGCATGCCGGGGCGGGTTGGCCTGTTTCTGGCTTTGACGGGCGCGCCGCTGAACGCCGCCGACGCCTTGTTTTGCGGGCTGGCAGACCACGCACTGCCACACGCCGACAAAGCCGCCGTGCTGCAGGCCATGGCCGGGGGGCCGTGGACGCGGGATGCGCCGCACAACCGCGCCAGCCTGTCCCGGCTGCTGGGGCAGCAAGCCGCAGCCGCTGTGCCGACATCACCCGTGCGTGCGCATTTCGACCAGATCCAGCAGTTGATGGCCGGCGAAGATCTGCAAGACATCGACACCCGGCTGCGTGCCCTGCAGACCGACGACTCCTGGTTGGCCAACGCGGCGGCCACCTACGCCCAGGGCTGCCCTACCAGTGCGGCGTTGGCGCATGCTCTGTGGCAACGCTGCCTGCACCTGTCGCTGGCAGACGTGTTTCGGCTGGAGTACACGGTGTCGCTAGGCTGCTGCGCCCATCCCAACTTTGGTGAGGGTGTGCGCGCCTTGCTGGTGGACAAAGACCGCAAGCCACGCTGGTCGCCCGCCCGGCTGGCCGAAGTGACACCCGCCTGGCTGCAAGCGCATTTCGAGCCCCGACATGCCGGAGCGCATCCGCTTGCCAGTTTGGTGTAAGCACTGTGACGCACCGTGCAAACAGTTGCTGCAGTTACAAAGGGGGCACAAAGCTCCTGATTTCGTGCAATTTCCTCCCCATTACGGGTAATCTTGCGCTCCACATTGGTGTTATCACTCCAATTTATTACACCAATCCACTGCTATATTGCACTGCAACATTCGTTCTCTCGTTCATCCCACGTTTTAGGCCGCCATGCTCTACCAAATCTACGAAACCCAACGCTCATTGATGGAGCCGTTTGCTGATTTTGCGCAAGCCGCCTCCAAGCTCTACAGCAATCCGCTCTCGCCACTGGGCAAAAACGCCATGTCGCAACGCGTGTCCGCTGGTTACGACCTGCTGTACCGCCTGGGCAAAGACTACGAGAAGCCCACCTTTGGCCTGCAAACCATCGAAGTGGACGGCACCCAGGTCGCCGTCCATGAGCGTGTCGAAATCGACAAGCCGTTTTGCGAGTTGCGCCGTTTCAAGCGCTTCACCGACGACCTCCACACCCTGACCCAGCTCAAGGGCCAGCCCGCGGTGTTGATCGTGGCCCCGCTGTCCGGCCACTACGCCACGCTGCTGCGCGACACCGTCAAAACCATGCTCAAGGACCACAAGGTCTACATCACCGACTGGAAAAACGCCCGTCTGGTGCCCTTGAGCGAAGGTGAATTCCACCTGGACGACTACGTCAACTACGTGCAGGAGTTCATCCGTCACCTGCAGGGCATCTACGGCAACTGCCACGTGATGAGCGTCTGCCAGCCCACGGTGCCGGTGCTGGCCGCCGTGTCGCTGATGGCTTCGCGCGGCGACCTGACCCCGCTGACCATGACCATGATGGGTGGCCCCATCGACGCGCGCAAGTCGCCCACCGCGGTCAACAACCTGGCCATGAACAAGGGCTACGAGTGGTTTGAAAACAATGTCATCTACAAGGTGCCCGCCAGCTTCCCCGGCGCGGGCCGCAAGGTCTACCCTGGCTTCCTGCAGCACACCGGCTTTGTGGCCATGAACCCGCAGCACCATGCCAAGAGCCATTTCGACTACTTCAAGGACCTGGTCAAGGGCGACGACGTGAGCGTGGAAGTGCACCGCAAGTTCTACGACGAATACAACGCCGTGCTGGACATGGACGCGCACTACTACCTGGAAACCATCGCCACCGTCTTCCAGGACTTCAAGCTGGTCAACGGCACCTGGAACGTGCGCGGTGTGGACGGTACGGTCGAGTTGGTCAAGCCGCAAGACATCACCAACACCGCCTTGCTGACGGTCGAAGGCGAACTGGACGACATTTCCGGCTCGGGCCAGACCAAAGCCGCACACGACCTGTGCAGCGGCATCCCGACGCAGCAGCAACGGCACATCGAAGCCGAAGGCGCAGGCCACTACGGCATCTTCAGCGGCCGCCGCTGGCGCGATGTGGTGTACCCCGAGGTCAAGGCCTTCATCAAGGCGCACAACACCGGCACCGTGACAGTGGCCGCCCCCGCAGCCCCTGCCGCCCCCGTACCCGTGGTGGCGATGGCCGAAGCAGCGGCAAGCACGCCGCACGCCTCGGCCAAACTGCCGGTCAAAAAATCCGCCAAGCACAAGGCCTGATCCTGTTGCCGGTTTCAACCGCATCCGGGCTGGCGGCACGCATCAATGCCGCCTTGCCGCAGACGCAGTGCACGCGCTGCGGCTTCCCGGATTGCGCGGCCTACGCCCAGGCAATTGCCGAGGGCACGGCCCCTATCAACCAGTGCCCGCCCGGCGGTGCCGAGGGCATTGCAAAGCTGGCGGCCCTGACCGGCCAACCCGCCCTCCCCCTGAACCCCGACTTTGGCATCGAAGCCGGACGGTCCGTGGCCGTCATCGACGAAGCTTGGTGCATAGGCTGCACCCTGTGCATCGCCGCCTGCCCGACCGATGCCATCTTTGGCAGCAACAAGCGCATGCACAGCGTGATCCCCTTGCACTGCACCGGTTGCGAACTGTGTCTGCCGGTGTGCCCCGTAGACTGCATCCAGATGGTCAATGCCAGCGACAGCCGCACCGGCTGGAGTGCGTGGTCCCCGCCGCAGGCCGAGCACGCCCGCCAGCGCTATGCCCAGCACCGCGAACGCCTGAGCCTGGCTGCGCGCCCGCTGCCTGCACATCCGCCAGCCAGCCAGTTGCCAGCGACCGCCCCCACCGACCCCAAAAAAGCCACCATAGCCGCCGCTTTGGCACGCGCCCGGGCCCAGCGCGCCCCGCCTTCGGCCTGAGCAGGCTGTGGTGCCGCAGGAAATCTACAGGTATCCGACACTTGAGGACCATCCCTTGCTATAGTTGCCCGTAACAAAATGCGACGTTTCGTCGTACAACACGGGGAACTAGGATGCCAATTTCAATGCGCACCGCACGGATTGGGCTTATGGCCGTAGCGTTTTGCAGCGCCGCAGCGTTTGCGCTGGACAAGCCTGCTGGCAAAGTCGTGCTGACCATCAGCGGCGCAGTGTCCCAGGCCAACAACGGCGCCACGGCCGTTTTTGACATGGCGATGCTGGAAAAACTGCCGCAAAAGACATTCACCACCCAAACCCCCTGGTACCCCAAGCCCGTGACCTTTACCGGCCCCTTGTTGCGCGACGTGCTGGCCGCTGCCGGGGCCAAGGGCAGCAAAATTGTGGCGGTGGCGCTGAACGACTACAAAACCGACATTCCGTTCGACGATGCCACCAGGTTCAATCCCATCGTGGCCCATCTGCTGGACAACAAACCCATGTCGATCCGCGAAAAGGGTCCGCTGTTCATCGTCTACCCGTTTGACACGGCAGCCGAGTTGCGTACCGAGATGTACTACAACCGGTCGGCGTGGCAACTCAGCAGCTTGAAAGTGCAGTAGTCCGGCTTCCACTGGCCTCTTAGATTCAGGACACCACACCATGAGCAACCCATTGGACCCGGGCGAAAAGCGCACGGTGTTGGTGGTAGACGACACGCCGGACAACCTCTCGCTGATGAGCAGCCTGCTGCGCACCGACTACCGCGTCAAACTGGCCCCCAGCGGTGAACGGGCCCTGAAAATCGCCAGTGCCGACGGCAAGCCCGACCTGATCCTGCTCGACATCATGATGCCCGACATGGACGGCTACGAGGTGCTGCGCCGCCTGCGTGCCGACCCGGGCACGGCCGATATCCCGGTGATTTTTCTCACCGCCATGAGCGCCACCGAAGACGAAAAAATTGGCCTCGACATGGGCGCGGTGGACTACATCACCAAGCCCATCAGCCCGGCCACGGTGATGGCCCGGGTGCGTAACCACATCGAGCTGAAGCTGGCACGCGACTTTCTGCAAAACCAGAGCCGTTACCTGGAGCAGGAGGTGCAAAAGCGCACCCGCGAGATCGTTGCCATCCAGGACATCACGGTACGTGCCATCGCGCTGCTGGCGGAAACCCGAGACAACGAAACCGGCAACCACCTGCGCCGCACGCAAAAGTACGTCAAGGCCCTGGCCATCCAGCTGAAATACCACCCGCGCTTTGCGTCGGAATTGACCAACGAGGCGATCGAGTCGCTGTACAAGTCGGCACCGCTGCACGACATCGGCAAGGTGGGCATTCCCGACCGCATCTTGCTCAAGCCCGGCAAGCTCGACGATGACGAGTACGAAATCATGAAGACCCACACCACGCTGGGCCATGCCGCGCTGGTGCACGCCGAGGAGGAAGAAGGCCACGAGATGCCGTTCCTGCGCTATGCCAAGGAAATCACCCTGTGCCACCAGGAGAAGTGGGATGGCACGGGTTACCCCATGGGCCTGCACGGCGACGCGATCCCGATATCGGCCCGGCTGATGGCCCTGGCCGACGTGTACGACGCGCTGATCAGCAAGCGGGTGTACAAGCGCGCCTTCAGCCACGACGAGGCCAGCGCCATCATTTTGAAAGGTCGCGGTTCGCACTTCGATCCGGACATCGTGGACGCGTTCGAGGCCATCGAAGCGCAGTTCCGCACCATCGCCATCGACTTTGCCGACGACGACGGCGAAGCCGCCTCGGAGGTGTTCCGCATGGCGGTGGACCTGACCAACCGGCACCCGGTAGGAACCGTCGGCTGATTTTGAATGTTTTAGGGCGCTTACGCTTATAGATAAAGCGTAAGCAGCTACTAAATCAATAGCTAATCAGCCCGCCAGCTTGGCGAAGGCCGCCACCACTTCGGGCGGTGCCTGCACCATTTCCACCAGCACACCCTCCCCGGCAATCGGAAATTCCGGGCTGGCTTTGGGGTGCAAAAAGCAGATGTCGAACCCCGCCGCGCCCTTGCGGATGCCGCCGGGGGCAAAGCGCACGCCTTGCGCGGTGAGCCACTCCACCGCCACCGGCAGGTTGTCGATCCACAGGCCCACGTGGTTCAGTGGGGTGGTGTGCACGGCGGGCTTTTTCTCCGGGTCCAGCGGCTGCATCAGATCGACCTCGACCTTGAACGGGCCGCTGCCGATGGCGCAGATGTCTTCATCCACGTTCTCGCGCTCGCTGACGAAGTTGCCGGTAACCTCCAGGCCCAGCATGTCCACCCACAGGGTGCGCAGGCGCTGTTTGTCGGGGCCGCCGATGGCGATTTGCTGGATGCCCAGCACCTTGAACGGGCGGGTCATTGCGGTGTGCAGCCCTGGGCCAGCATGCCGCTGGTGGGCAGGCCGAGCTTGGTGAGCAGGCTGCGGTCGGCTTCCACATCGGGGTTGCCGGTAACCAGCAGCTTGTCGCCGTAAAAGATGGAATTGGCACCGGCCATGAAGCACATGGCCTGCACGGCTTCGCCCATCTGCTGGCGGCCTGCGGACAGGCGCACGCGGGTGGTGGGCATGGTGATGCGGGCCACGGCGATCACGCGCACAAATTCCAGCGGGTCCAGCGGCGGTGTGTCGGCCAGCGGCGTGCCCTCCACGCGCACCAGGTTGTTGACGGGCACGGATTCGGGGTAGCTAGGCTGCAGATTGGCCAGCTGGGCGATCAGTCCGGCGCGCTGGGCCCGGGTTTCGCCCAGGCCGACGATGCCGCCGCTGCAGACCTTCACGCCCGCGCCGCGCACGCGGTCCAGGGTGTCCAGCCGGTCCTGGTAGACGCGGGTGTCGATGATGTCGCCGTAGAAGTCGGGGGCGGTGTCGAGGTTGTGGTTGTAGTAATCCAGGCCGGCGTCGCGCAGCTGGGCGGCATGGCCGTCTTCCAGCATGCCTAAAGTGGCGCAGGTTTCCATGCCCAAGGCTTTGACGGCCTTGACCAGCTCGGCCACGTTGTCCACGTCACGGTCTTTGGGGCTGCGCCAGGCCGCACCCATGCAGAAGCGGGTGGCACCGGCTTCTTTGGCGGCTTTGGCCGCCGCCACCACCACGTCCACGCCCAACATCTTGGTGGCGGTGACGCCGGTGTCGTAGTGCACCGACTGCGGGCAGTAGCCGCAGTCTTCCGGGCAGCCGCCGGTCTTGATGGACAGCAGGGTGGACAGCTGCACGTCGCCCGCGGGGAAGTTTTCGCGGTGCACGGTTTGCGCGCGGTGCATCAGGTCCAGAAACGGCAGCTCAAACAGCGCCTCCACAGCAGCCAGCGGCCAGCGCTCTTCGGCGTTGGCGACAGGCTTGGGCGCTGGGCGGTGCAGGGTGACGGGCTTTTCAAGGGTCGAAGTATTCATACGGTTTTTGTTATGTGAATCGAATGATGGGTTGGTCTACAGAGAGCGATTCTCCCTTAGTGGCCAACACGGCATCTACGACGCCATCGTTGATGGCAAACAGCACATTTTCCATCTTCATAGCCTCGATCACCGCAACCCGCTCACCGGCCTGCACTTTTTGGCCTGCCACCACCGCCACATCGACCAGCAAACCGGGCATCGGCGACAGCACAAAGCGGCTCATGTCAGGGGCCGCCTTGAACGGCATCAGGGTGTAGAGCTCGGCGGCGCGGGGGGTCAGCACCAGGGCATCGAGCTGGCGGCCATTGTGGGCAATGCGCAGCGCCAACGGGTTCTTGCTGGCCCCGCCGGTGCCGCCGCGCTCCACCTGGGCGGCGAACGCCGTACCGTTGCAGGTGCCGTGGATGCGCACCGCACCCAAACGCGCATTGCTGCAAAACTGATAGCTGCTTGTGCCGATGGATACAGCGCTGGAGCCTGTTTTTTCTTGAAAATCGACCACGGTCACCGGGGTTTGTACGGTCTTGCCGCCCGCGCCCAAAGACACCACGGTAAAGGCCTCGCCCACTTCAAACTCGTGCCCGGCCACCTGGCCGCTGATGCCGCTGGCGCGCTGCAGGTAGCGGCGGTGCACAAAGGCGGCCAGGGCCACCAGAAAGTCGGGGTCGTCGTGCGGCACGTCTTCGGCGTGGAAACCCGCCGCATAGTTTTCGGCGATGAAGCCGGTGTTGAAGTCACCCGCCACAAACTTGGGGTGCGCCAGCAGCGCCGACTGGAACGGGATATTGCTGCCCACACCGCGGATCACAAAGCCGTTCAGCGCTTCGCGCATCTTGGCAATCGCGTCCAGCCGGTCGGTGCCGTGCACGATCAGCTTGGCAATCATCGAGTCGTAGAACATCGGGATTTCGCCGCCGTCCTGCACACCGGTGTCCACCCGCACGCCGTGCCAGTGGTCGGTGTCAGAGGCAAACATGGTTTCTTTGGGCGGCTGAAAGCGCACCAGGCGGCCGGTGGAGGGCAGAAAGTTGCGGAACGGGTCTTCGGCGTTGATGCGGCACTCGATGGCCCAGCCATTGCGCTGCACCTGCTCCTGGGTCAGCGGCAGCTTTTCGCCCGCCGCCACGCGGATCATCAGCTCCACCAGGTCCAGCCCGGTGATGCATTCGGTGACCGGGTGCTCCACCTGCAGGCGGGTGTTCATTTCCAAGAAGTAAAAGCTCTGGTCTTTGCCCACCACAAACTCCACCGTGCCCGCGCTCTGGTACTTGACGGCCTTGGCCAACTGCACCGCCTGCTCGCCCATGGCTTTGCGGGTGGCGTCGGTGATGAAGGGCGACGGCGCTTCTTCGATCACTTTCTGGTGGCGGCGCTGGATGGAGCACTCGCGCTCGTTGAGGTAAATCACATTGCCATGGCTGTCGCCCATGAGCTGGATTTCGATGTGGCGCGGCTCTTCG
This sequence is a window from Rhodoferax sp. WC2427. Protein-coding genes within it:
- a CDS encoding glycosyltransferase family 2 protein encodes the protein MNNPSALAPATAPRRPARPRLSVVVPAYNEASNLPALMAVLTPVLRDLTDQWEVLVVDDGSRDATPVAMLSWLVEPGVRYLRLSRNFGKECALTAGIEHAQGDVVVCMDADLQHPVEMIAPMLARWRDGVDMVCATRATRVDETLAKRLGTWLFYRLVNTNRMVQIPVDAGDFRLMDRRVVDALKSLPERNRFMKGLFAWVGFRTEILPYTPHERASGKSSFSIRGLARLAFTGVTSFTNFPLRLWSALGTLIAFGAMLFGLWIVFEHFFEAQPVPGWATLATSMLFFSGVQLLSIGILGEYVGRIFDEVKQRPIYIVADQRGRSAFAATEAE
- a CDS encoding VOC family protein: MTRPFKVLGIQQIAIGGPDKQRLRTLWVDMLGLEVTGNFVSERENVDEDICAIGSGPFKVEVDLMQPLDPEKKPAVHTTPLNHVGLWIDNLPVAVEWLTAQGVRFAPGGIRKGAAGFDICFLHPKASPEFPIAGEGVLVEMVQAPPEVVAAFAKLAG
- a CDS encoding RnfABCDGE type electron transport complex subunit B; protein product: MPVSTASGLAARINAALPQTQCTRCGFPDCAAYAQAIAEGTAPINQCPPGGAEGIAKLAALTGQPALPLNPDFGIEAGRSVAVIDEAWCIGCTLCIAACPTDAIFGSNKRMHSVIPLHCTGCELCLPVCPVDCIQMVNASDSRTGWSAWSPPQAEHARQRYAQHRERLSLAARPLPAHPPASQLPATAPTDPKKATIAAALARARAQRAPPSA
- the bioB gene encoding biotin synthase BioB; its protein translation is MNTSTLEKPVTLHRPAPKPVANAEERWPLAAVEALFELPFLDLMHRAQTVHRENFPAGDVQLSTLLSIKTGGCPEDCGYCPQSVHYDTGVTATKMLGVDVVVAAAKAAKEAGATRFCMGAAWRSPKDRDVDNVAELVKAVKALGMETCATLGMLEDGHAAQLRDAGLDYYNHNLDTAPDFYGDIIDTRVYQDRLDTLDRVRGAGVKVCSGGIVGLGETRAQRAGLIAQLANLQPSYPESVPVNNLVRVEGTPLADTPPLDPLEFVRVIAVARITMPTTRVRLSAGRQQMGEAVQAMCFMAGANSIFYGDKLLVTGNPDVEADRSLLTKLGLPTSGMLAQGCTPQ
- a CDS encoding two-component system response regulator, with protein sequence MSNPLDPGEKRTVLVVDDTPDNLSLMSSLLRTDYRVKLAPSGERALKIASADGKPDLILLDIMMPDMDGYEVLRRLRADPGTADIPVIFLTAMSATEDEKIGLDMGAVDYITKPISPATVMARVRNHIELKLARDFLQNQSRYLEQEVQKRTREIVAIQDITVRAIALLAETRDNETGNHLRRTQKYVKALAIQLKYHPRFASELTNEAIESLYKSAPLHDIGKVGIPDRILLKPGKLDDDEYEIMKTHTTLGHAALVHAEEEEGHEMPFLRYAKEITLCHQEKWDGTGYPMGLHGDAIPISARLMALADVYDALISKRVYKRAFSHDEASAIILKGRGSHFDPDIVDAFEAIEAQFRTIAIDFADDDGEAASEVFRMAVDLTNRHPVGTVG
- a CDS encoding polyhydroxyalkanoate depolymerase; this translates as MLYQIYETQRSLMEPFADFAQAASKLYSNPLSPLGKNAMSQRVSAGYDLLYRLGKDYEKPTFGLQTIEVDGTQVAVHERVEIDKPFCELRRFKRFTDDLHTLTQLKGQPAVLIVAPLSGHYATLLRDTVKTMLKDHKVYITDWKNARLVPLSEGEFHLDDYVNYVQEFIRHLQGIYGNCHVMSVCQPTVPVLAAVSLMASRGDLTPLTMTMMGGPIDARKSPTAVNNLAMNKGYEWFENNVIYKVPASFPGAGRKVYPGFLQHTGFVAMNPQHHAKSHFDYFKDLVKGDDVSVEVHRKFYDEYNAVLDMDAHYYLETIATVFQDFKLVNGTWNVRGVDGTVELVKPQDITNTALLTVEGELDDISGSGQTKAAHDLCSGIPTQQQRHIEAEGAGHYGIFSGRRWRDVVYPEVKAFIKAHNTGTVTVAAPAAPAAPVPVVAMAEAAASTPHASAKLPVKKSAKHKA
- a CDS encoding molybdopterin-dependent oxidoreductase, with product MAVAFCSAAAFALDKPAGKVVLTISGAVSQANNGATAVFDMAMLEKLPQKTFTTQTPWYPKPVTFTGPLLRDVLAAAGAKGSKIVAVALNDYKTDIPFDDATRFNPIVAHLLDNKPMSIREKGPLFIVYPFDTAAELRTEMYYNRSAWQLSSLKVQ
- a CDS encoding acetyl-CoA carboxylase biotin carboxylase subunit; translation: MFTKILIANRGEIACRVILTARKMGIKTVAVYSDADKEARHVALADEAVHIGPAPSRESYLQADKIIAACKATGAQAVHPGYGFLSENAGFAKRVEEEGIVFIGPKHYSIAAMGDKIESKKLAGAAGVNCIPGVNDAIETPEKAVEIAKGIGYPVMIKASAGGGGKGLRVAFNDKEAFEGFTSCRNEARNSFGDDRVFIEKFVEEPRHIEIQLMGDSHGNVIYLNERECSIQRRHQKVIEEAPSPFITDATRKAMGEQAVQLAKAVKYQSAGTVEFVVGKDQSFYFLEMNTRLQVEHPVTECITGLDLVELMIRVAAGEKLPLTQEQVQRNGWAIECRINAEDPFRNFLPSTGRLVRFQPPKETMFASDTDHWHGVRVDTGVQDGGEIPMFYDSMIAKLIVHGTDRLDAIAKMREALNGFVIRGVGSNIPFQSALLAHPKFVAGDFNTGFIAENYAAGFHAEDVPHDDPDFLVALAAFVHRRYLQRASGISGQVAGHEFEVGEAFTVVSLGAGGKTVQTPVTVVDFQEKTGSSAVSIGTSSYQFCSNARLGAVRIHGTCNGTAFAAQVERGGTGGASKNPLALRIAHNGRQLDALVLTPRAAELYTLMPFKAAPDMSRFVLSPMPGLLVDVAVVAGQKVQAGERVAVIEAMKMENVLFAINDGVVDAVLATKGESLSVDQPIIRFT
- a CDS encoding enoyl-CoA hydratase/isomerase family protein; the encoded protein is MNALTPAPAVLLDTLPTHSGLHWGVATLNAPAALNALSPAMVETLATQLARWAVDPGVAGVLLQASGDKAFCAGGDIRQIYQEIGGDNHRQPNAAVQSFFSSQYALDYAIHTYPKPLLCWGHGIVMGGGLGLMAGASHRVVTPGSRLAMPEIGIGLYPDVGGSWFLRRMPGRVGLFLALTGAPLNAADALFCGLADHALPHADKAAVLQAMAGGPWTRDAPHNRASLSRLLGQQAAAAVPTSPVRAHFDQIQQLMAGEDLQDIDTRLRALQTDDSWLANAAATYAQGCPTSAALAHALWQRCLHLSLADVFRLEYTVSLGCCAHPNFGEGVRALLVDKDRKPRWSPARLAEVTPAWLQAHFEPRHAGAHPLASLV